From a region of the Bacteroidia bacterium genome:
- a CDS encoding SsrA-binding protein: protein SYNNHLPKRDRKLLLTKTELRKMSNKLKDKGLTIVPISLFIAESGYAKVEIAVAKGKKTYDKRESIKERDVKRNMERD, encoded by the coding sequence GCTCCTATAACAACCATCTACCTAAGCGTGACAGGAAATTGTTGTTGACCAAAACAGAACTTCGGAAAATGTCCAATAAACTAAAAGACAAAGGTTTGACCATTGTTCCGATTAGTTTATTTATAGCAGAATCAGGTTATGCTAAAGTAGAAATTGCGGTGGCAAAAGGAAAGAAGACCTATGACAAAAGGGAGTCAATTAAGGAAAGAGACGTAAAGCGCAACATGGAAAGAGACTAA